One Silurus meridionalis isolate SWU-2019-XX chromosome 10, ASM1480568v1, whole genome shotgun sequence genomic window carries:
- the LOC124392671 gene encoding C-type lectin 1-like: protein MTWPDARTYCQTYHTDLASCLNSADNDLLVAIKVVQGDSWIGLHRDMDMWKWSDGTYAPNIPWFPGQPDNYFGSEDCAVVYSGHFYDEQCTNLHYIFCDTISPMRSQILRLQVKSNETGFDPAVQSSILEQMKQKLKEKGMLNYTTVTWKVQPDGNIFHKKINDDL from the exons ATGACGTGGCCTGATGCTCGGACTTACTGCCAAACTTATCACACAGACTTGGCCAGCTGCCTTAACAGTGCAGACAATGACCTATTGGTGGCGATAAAGGTTGTCCAGGGTGATTCCTGGATCGGCCTACACAGAGACATGGACATGTGGAAGTGGTCAGATGGGACCTACGCTCCAAACATTCCATGGTTTCCTGGACAACCGGACAATTATTTCGGCAGTGAGGACTGTGCAGTGGTTTATAGCGGACATTTCTATGATGAACAATGTACCAACCTGCATTATATTTTCTGTGACACCA tttccccAATGAGAAGTCAGATTTTGAGATTGCAGGTGAAGTCTAATGAGACTGGGTTTGATCCGGCTGTACAGTCGTCTATTTTAGAGCAG ATGAAgcaaaaactgaaagaaaaaggcATGTTGAACTACACCACAGTGACCTGGAAGGTGCAGCCAGACGGAAACATCTTCcacaagaaaataaatgatgacctgtaa